The following are from one region of the Vicia villosa cultivar HV-30 ecotype Madison, WI unplaced genomic scaffold, Vvil1.0 ctg.000052F_1_1, whole genome shotgun sequence genome:
- the LOC131623130 gene encoding cell number regulator 6-like: MEETNQSRYVKLSKNQTTEDIIPGELNQPIEVPQLAVRKCPECRQPLPETYAPPADEPWMTGIFGCVEDRESCLTGLFCPCVLFGRNVESLRDDNTPWTRPCICHAIFVEGGISLALATVIATSFISGIDPGTTCLIYEGLFFTWWMCGIHTGQVRQTLQKKYHLKNSPCNACCVHCCLHWCALCQEHREMKGRLSDNSFSEMTIVNPPPIQEMKSTDEKEIPETSSANNNEHITMEMQAM; the protein is encoded by the exons ATGGAAGAAACAAATCAATCGCGTTACGTCAAGTTATCTAAAAATCAAACCACCGAAGATATCATCCCCGGTGAACTGAATCAACCAATTGAGGTTCCTCAG TTGGCTGTTCGCAAGTGCCCTGAATGTAGACAGCCATTACCTGAAACCTATGCACCTCCTGCAGATGAACCTTGGATGACTGGTATCTTTGGATGTGTAGAGGACCGGGAAAGTT GCTTGACTGGACTCTTCTGTCCCTGTGTATTATTTGGACGCAATGTAGAGAGCCTCAGGGACGACAACACTCCTTGGACAAGGCCATGTATTTGTCATGCCATTTTTGTCGAAGGCGGCATTTCGTTGGCTTTAGCCACTGTCATTGCAACCTCCTTCATTTCTGGCATTGACCCGGGGACAACATGTCTCATTTATGAGGGTTTATTTTTTACGTGGTGGATGTGTGGCATTCACACTGGTCAAGTTCGGCAAACCTTACAGAAGAAATATCACTTGAAG AATTCACCTTGTAATGCATGCTGTGTGCACTGCTGCTTGCACTGGTGTGCCTTGTGTCAGGAGCACAGGGAGATGAAGGGAAGGCTCTCGGACAATAGTTTTTCTGAAATGACCATTGTAAACCCTCCTCCCATTCAAGAGATGAAGTCTACTGACGAAAAGGAAATTCCCGAGACATCTTCAGCTAACAACAATGAACACATTACTATGGAGATGCAGGCTATGTAA